Proteins encoded together in one Candidatus Sulfotelmatobacter sp. window:
- a CDS encoding ATP-binding cassette domain-containing protein yields MSTPTLPIDCTPTVTGRPAGFAIVFEDVHLSFEDKHVLRGVSFQLPFGETKALFGVAGSGKSTILKLALGLLQPDSGRITVLGNEVTQMREQSLFPMRGKLGMVFQESALFDSLTVAENVAYRLMEEHGVYDDAIDARVRESLRFVELEHTLNLFPSELSGGMRRRVAIARAIITQPELLLYDSPTGGLDPVTSNTIVELIMKQRDVSRTSSLLVTHRLQDAFTMATHEFDPKTSQMRLLPRGQYCEVPMSFLLLRDGKVIFDGDIRQLTHSKDEYIREYIS; encoded by the coding sequence ATGTCGACGCCGACTTTGCCCATCGACTGCACCCCCACTGTCACCGGGCGACCGGCCGGCTTTGCCATTGTCTTTGAAGATGTACATCTGTCGTTCGAAGACAAGCACGTTCTGCGCGGAGTTTCATTCCAACTACCCTTCGGAGAAACCAAAGCGTTGTTTGGAGTGGCGGGATCGGGCAAGAGTACGATTTTGAAACTCGCGCTGGGCCTGCTGCAACCCGATTCGGGACGCATCACGGTTCTGGGCAATGAAGTCACGCAGATGCGCGAGCAAAGTCTTTTCCCCATGCGCGGCAAACTCGGCATGGTCTTTCAGGAAAGCGCACTCTTCGATTCGCTCACAGTCGCCGAGAATGTGGCATATCGGCTCATGGAAGAGCATGGAGTGTACGACGACGCCATCGACGCGCGCGTGCGTGAATCCCTGCGCTTTGTGGAGTTGGAACACACGCTCAACCTGTTCCCTTCGGAGCTATCGGGCGGCATGCGCAGGCGGGTCGCTATCGCGAGAGCCATCATTACTCAACCGGAACTGCTTCTCTACGATTCGCCGACCGGCGGCTTGGATCCGGTCACTTCGAACACAATTGTGGAGCTGATCATGAAGCAGCGCGACGTGTCGCGCACCAGCTCCCTGCTGGTGACGCATCGTCTGCAAGACGCCTTTACTATGGCCACGCATGAGTTCGATCCGAAAACCAGTCAAATGCGGCTCTTGCCGCGGGGTCAATATTGCGAGGTGCCTATGAGCTTTCTGCTGCTGCGCGATGGCAAAGTAATTTTCGACGGCGACATCCGCCAACTGACTCACAGCAAGGACGAATACATTCGGGAATACATTTCGTAG